A single genomic interval of Kogia breviceps isolate mKogBre1 chromosome 6, mKogBre1 haplotype 1, whole genome shotgun sequence harbors:
- the DSPP gene encoding dentin sialophosphoprotein — MKIIIYFCILTVAWAIPVPQIKPLERHAVDKSVNLNLLAKLKVPIQDELNANDTTKESGVLLHENERERQQYTKDGYKGEGNGSEWAEVGEKSSSTRSTLANEEGNTEDLNGGTGNPETYGHDGIHQEDSTTANGIGGQVSIIDRAGTANGSNISGITENNSKNGGVGNASRSEDATVVQEGGHQVAGSNKGTGREGEIRGNFCRNGGDTHEKTPQREGESNGNEEIGVTPEGSGESNREDVALENSDGSPSGNGADENEDKGSGDDEKTRNGGKGPDNSKPQEGQPHETEDDGDSSLGQNSISSEGDDPEDKADTHAIGGDNTSKREGDFDSISGDNGSQKIEDTQKPNRRESKAVENGITENLEPPAPGKSQVKGIEMESPSSGNRNNITKEAGKMNEDKESKGQHGMIVGKGNVKTQEEVDDMQGPGQKLEPRNKFGPSKTCGDSNSDGYGSYEFDDESVQGDDANSSGESHGSDGASSEGDNSHSSLGDAPYNSEESSDNGSDSDSGGGGDDRDNTSDAKNSGSDGHGDNGSDKNEKSGSTQDKSESSDSSDSSDSKSDRSDSSDSTDSSDSSDSSDSSDSSDSSDSKSDSSDSKSDSSDSSDSSDSSDSDSSDSSDSSDSDSSDSSDSSDSSDSDSSDSSDSSDSSDSKSDSSDSSDSSDSSDSSDSDSSDSSDSSDSSDSSDSDSSDSSDSKSDSSDSSDSSDSSDSSDSDSSDSKSDSSDSSDSSDSSDSSDSSDSDSSDSSDSSDSSDSSDSSDSSDSASDSGDESDSKSKSGNGSNNGGGRDSDSDSEGSDSDHSTSDD; from the exons ATgaagataattatatatttttgcattttgacAGTAGCATGGGCCATTCCA GTTCCTCAAATCAAGCCATTGGAGAGACATGCTGTTGACAAATCTGTGAATTTAAATCTTCTAGCAAAATTGAAAGTGCCAATACAG GATGAGTTAAATGCCAATGATACCACCAAAGAAAGTGGTGTCCTCCTGcatgaaaatgaaagagaaaggcaaCAGTACACCAAAGATGGTTACAAAGGAGAGGGAAATGGTTCTGAGTGGGCAGAAGTGGGAGAGAAAAGTTCTTCTACACGTTCCACGTTAGCAAATGAAGAGGGGAATACTGAGGATCTGAATGGGGGCACAGGAAACCCAGAAACGTATGGTCACGATGGAATCCATCAAGAAGACAGCACCACAGCAAATGGCATCGGGGGTCAAGTAAGCATCATCGACAGGGCTGGAACAGCAAATGGGAGCAATATTAGTGGGATTACTGAGAACAATTCCAAAAATGGGGGTGTTGGAAATGCAAGTCGGAGTGAAGATGCCACTGTCGTCCAAGAAGGTGGACATCAAGTAGCTGGAAGCAATAAAGGTACAGGTCGTGAGGGTGAGATAAGGGGGAATTTCTGTAGAAATGGGGGTGATACACATGAGAAGACACCTCAGAGAGAAGGCGAGAGCAACGGGAATGAGGAGATAGGGGTAACACCAGAGGGAAGTGGAGAGAGCAATAGAGAAGATGTTGCCTTGGAGAATTCTGATGGAAGTCCTAGTGGGAATGGAGCAGACGAAAATGAAGACAAGGGCTCTGGTGATGATGAAAAAACAAGGAACGGAGGAAAAGGCCCTGATAACAGCAAGCCTCAAGAGGGTCAGCCTCACGAAACAGAAGATGACGGTGACAGTAGCTTAGGTCAAAATTCAATTAGTAGTGAAGGTGATGACCCCGAGGACAAAGCTGACACCCATGCCATTGGTGGGGACAACACCTCCAAGAGGGAGGGAGATTTTGACAGCATTTCAGGAGACAATGGTAGCCAAAAAATAGAGGACACTCAAAAACCCAATCGCAGAGAAAGCAAAGCTGTGGAAAATGGAATCACTGAAAACTTAGAGCCACCTGCTCCTGGGAAGAGCCAAGTTAAG GGAATAGAAATGGAAAGTCCCAGCAGTGGCAACAGAAACAATATTACCAAAGAAGCTGGGAAAATGAATGAAGATAAAGAGAGTAAAGGCCAACATGGAATGATTGTGGGCAAAGGAAATGTCAAGACACAAGAAGAGGTTGACGACATGCAAGGACCTGGCCAGAAATTAGAACCTCGAAATAAGTTTGGACCCAGCAAAACATGCGGAGACAGTAACAGTGACGGCTATGGCAGTTATGAGTTTGATGATGAATCCGTGCAAGGAGATGATGCCAACAGCAGTGGCGAGTCTCACGGCAGTGACGGTGCCAGTTCTGAAGGTGACAACAGCCACAGCAGCCTAGGAGATGCTCCTTATAACTCTGAGGAATCAAGCGACAATGGCAGTGACAGTGactcaggaggaggaggagatgatcGTGATAACACGTCAGATGCTAAGAACAGTGGCAGTGACGGCCATGGTGACAATGGGAGTGATAAGAATGAAAAATCAGGCAGCACCCAAGATAAATCAGAGAGCAGTGACAGCAGTGATAGCAGTGACAGCAAATCAGACAGGAGTGACAGCAGTGACAGCACTGATAGCAGTGACAGCAGTGACAGCAGTGACAGCAGTGATAGCAGTGACAGCAGTGACAGCAAGTCAGACAGCAGTGACAGCAAGTCAGACAGCAGTGACAGCAGTGACAGCAGTGACAGCAGTGACAGTGACAGCAGTGATAGCAGTGATAGCAGTGACAGTGATAGCAGTGACAGCAGTGATAGCAGTGACAGCAGTGACAGTGACAGCAGTGACAGCAGTGATAGCAGTGACAGCAGTGACAGCAAGTCAGACAGCAGTGATAGCAGTGACAGCAGTGACAGCAGTGATAGCAGTGACAGTGATAGCAGTGACAGCAGTGACAGCAGTGACAGCAGTGATAGCAGTGACAGTGATAGCAGTGACAGCAGTGACAGCAAGTCAGACAGCAGTGATAGCAGTGACAGCAGTGACAGCAGTGATAGCAGTGACAGTGACAGCAGTGACAGCAAGTCAGACAGCAGTGACAGCAGTGACAGCAGTGACAGCAGTGACAGCAGTGATAGCAGTGACAGTGATAGCAGTGACAGCAGTGACAGCAGTGATAGCAGTGACAGCAGTGACAGTAGTGACAGCAGTGACAGTGCATCTGACAGTGGTGATGAGAGTGACAGCAAGAGCAAGTCTGGTAACGGCAGCAACAATGGAGGTGGCCGTGacagtgacagtgacagtgaAGGCAGTGACAGTGATCACTCAACCAGTGACGATTAG